A genomic region of Miscanthus floridulus cultivar M001 chromosome 3, ASM1932011v1, whole genome shotgun sequence contains the following coding sequences:
- the LOC136545081 gene encoding uncharacterized protein, with product MRRPKDSPDLVYNPEDSPEAYSNPSVHRCLSEYTAMAREIHGSEFDPSTADLEGDIVMRLGPGKPHGRYYMGNSTIDTANTQTLAQIRARSTSSSPAIRPRSQPQVVALQAQIEALQESQQASQSQLQALELSHQAELAQERARVQTQLEAFQQAHKDWYEYMARFSQSMGQPPPPPPPPMIPLVPPPPRDGTPGPSTAGSNNDMQGDQDLDLTPFLRRPPTM from the exons atgaggCGCCCGAAGGACTCGcccgacctcgtctacaacccggaggactcgcccgaggcatacagcaacccgagcgtgcacaggtgcctcagcgagtacacggcgatggcgagagagatccatgggtcagaatttgatccgagcaccgctgacctcgagggtgacatcgtcatgaggttgggaccaggtaagccacacgggcggtactatatgggcaacagcaccatagacacggccaacactcagacactcgcccagattagagcccggagcacgagttcgagtccggccatacgcccacgctcacagccccaggtggtagcactccag gcccagattgaagccctgcaggagtcacagcaggcctcacagagccagcttcaggccctcgagctgtcgcaccaggccgagttggcacaggagagggcgcgagtgcagacccagcttgaggccttccagcaggcgcacaaggactggtacgagtacatggcccgtttttctcagagcatgggccagcctccaccgcctccgccgccgccgatgataccgttggtgcctccacctccacgcgatggcactcct ggaccttctacagctggatcgaacaacgatatgcagggtgatcaagacctggacttgactccgtttctccgcaggcctccgaccatgtga